Within the Zea mays cultivar B73 unplaced genomic scaffold, Zm-B73-REFERENCE-NAM-5.0 scaffold_532, whole genome shotgun sequence genome, the region TGATGCGAGCAGCGGCATGATCTCCGGAAGAGTAACTCCCCGGTAGGCATGGTGTAATACTTGTGAATATGCAAGTTTGTTCTGTAACATTATAGGCTTACCACTCCTAGGACCTGTCTTTTATGAATTATTCATATTCAGCCGAACGTACAGTAGATAATAGCTTATGATACACAGGAACATAGCTGGCATTGCATTCTTTACCTTTCTAATATGTTAATCTGCTTTCTGTAAGGTAGCGTTTGGTTCCAGACCCAGTTTGGGATGGAACAGCTCCATGGCTCCATCTCCGAGAGTGGCTCCATACTAAAGATTTTGGAGAGCCAAATGGTTCAACATTTGAGCATAATTTTCCATTTTTAGAACTGCTCTGTCCTATATGGAACTGAtctaaacaacaacaaattaggAGTGGAGTAGCTCTGTCCCACGTTAGCATTTGGTTCTAGAGCTAATTGGGATGGAACAGTTCTGTTCCCGGGAGCGGCTTCGTCCGGAATATTTTGGAGAGCCAAATGGTTTAATATTTTAGCATAATTTCTGTTTTTAGAACTACTCCATCCTATATGGAACCAATCCAAACAACAACAAAATGGGAGCGAAGCGGCTCCGTACTTGGCAGCTTTGAGTGCTGACATGTTTAGGGTCAATTCTTTGTTTAGTAGTAACAAGGTTTTTTTATAGAATCTAGAATTCTAAAACGGCTAGGTTTCTGATAGGCCTATACTGAGCCACGCATAGGAATTATAATCatatagggatgaaaacggacagAAACAGACGGAAAAACCTCTCTCTCGTTTCTGTATCCGCATTTTATCATCGGAAACGGGATCGGGTCCGGAATAGTCGGGAACTGAAACAGGAATGGGATAAACGGAATTTACGAAAACGAATAGAAATATAAATACTAACGGAAACTCGTAATTTAAACCACCACTTTAAACTTTATAAAACTCACTCAATCAAATCACTCGCACACTCGTAACACCtactaaatccaccaaacaaattgtACCTAAACTTAACacatcatcaaaaccaacgattcAGATCGCTAGATAATCACCTTTCTTACTCACTTAAATTCAATGAAAAATATTATTTAGATTATCCTTCATCCTTCCACCTCTCCCTGTCGCTGCCCCTCCTAGCTCACCCGCGTCCCCTCTAGGGGCGAAgccacattggctttccctggtgcaccggcacCAAGGTAAAGTAAAAGTTTGTTAACATGTCTTAAATTTGTCATGTGTTTCTTTTAAAATTCTATACTTCCCTTTATATTTGATAGAGTGTGCACCAGGATTATTTTTGAGTTGGCTTCACCCCTGGCCCCCCTCACTCACGCAATACGTCGTCGTTGATCTCTCTCCTTTGCGGAATTGTAACGTTAGCACAATCTATATGTTAATATGTTAAAAGTGGCCCTCAAGAAAAATCATAAATTTATGGAGACGGAGTGCGTGAGTGGGCGAGAGACATGAAAATTGACCCTCGGGAAAATCATATTTTTATGGAAACCACTAAGCAAGCtatatttattttttatttttattggaACCTTCTAGCAAAAATCAAGAAGAATCAATTATGATCATAGGTGATGGAAGGACAGGATCTTAGTGTTTCTCGATCGGTCCTGCCTTCTATTGACATAATACCGTGAGGATAGTCTTAGAAGGTGTTTAGTTTCCACCTTCTAACACTTTTAGTTCCTAAAATACCAAAATATGTAACTAAAATAAATCTTTTAAATAGGATTTAAAGGAACTAAAGTTTAATCACTAAAATTTAGAAGGATGACTAAAGGAATCAAACACCCACTTATCCTACTCGCGAGCCGATTTTATAGGTGACGCCTGTCTTTGCAGTTTTGCCACAGAAAGTCATTGCAATTATCTCTTTGCTAATGATTGTCACTTCGTATGCACAGAAGCAATTTGCCTCTCTGCTAAAGTAGCACACAGGGGGTTCTGAGAGCGTAAGTACTCCACTGTCAAACTACTTATTTACATGAATCAAGGACTACCTACGTTGATAGATGTGCTTTTCACCGCAATATATGGGTTGCAATTGGACACCTAATTTCAGAAAGAACAGGTCAACAAAAAGGAGCAAATGGATGACCTGGCAGGAGAGCGCATCACTAGCATAGCGGCATTCGCTTACCCAAAGAGTGTCTAATATTAAAAGTTCGATGTAAACTAATAGAAAAACTACCGCCGTCCTCGGAGTTTTCTCCTTTTGGCACCTTTTGGAGGCTCAGCAACAGGTGATTCTTCCTGGTCAGGCTCTTCCTTGGTAACACCATTGTCATTCTTGTCATCAGGCTCAGCCTCTTTCACATCATCATCAATAGCTTTTATTATATAAATCTGCAATAGATAAGAGATTTATGCGGAGTTCATACAATCAGGTTATGCAGCTCAATATAAACTAGAACAAATGTTTAACCTTGAGTGCCAAAAAAATTACAAAGTTGTTGGCAAGATATTAATACCTCATATTTATTTATAAATATTGATAGTGCAGGACACAGGAGAGAGGTAAGCATAAACGTCTCAGTGCAGCAATACAAATCTAACAGGCCCAAACAGCATAACATGGCGAAACTGGATTCAATTTCATTGTTGTGATATCCTGatccctgggatggtgatattctggcccaaggcttaatagaattaatagagtatccataccaacgagGTACATCTtcttttttcggaagcctatctcttaagaacctccaagttaagcgtgcttggcttagaGCAATTTAGGATGAGTGACCAACcggaaagttttctcgggtgcgtatgagtaaggacaaagtgcacacaaaaggatcgtgttggtctgtggtgaCAATATATTATATATGATGCTAGAGAGCTTTCAGGAGTAAGTACCAGCGATCCGAGAGTAGACagagtgttacaagtggtatcagaaccggccctcgcggtttcacgggcgtgtgtaggTTATGGGTTTAGATATATGGTGCATgacgcatgtgggcccggagtagTCACATGGCATggtatatgacgacactagacatacagacgtggccaaaaagggaggt harbors:
- the LOC118475639 gene encoding B3 domain-containing protein Os05g0481400-like, producing the protein MHHNLEEGDSLVFELAEHDKFKIYIIKAIDDDVKEAEPDDKNDNGVTKEEPDQEESPVAEPPKGAKRRKLRGRR